One Aneurinibacillus migulanus genomic region harbors:
- a CDS encoding short-chain fatty acid transporter — protein sequence MLRSVSQRFNVAVENYLPNAFIFAILLTFITLLLGMTITDQSLMEMTTHWYSGFWNFLAFTTQMVLILITGYALVKAPLVQKLLLKAASIPKTQKSALIITILVAAAAGYLSWGLGFVLGTLFAIEVAKKVKMADFRILIAAAYTGTIAILPASITVTAPLLVNTPGHSLEDKIGLIPLTETIFSPMLLLTAFIGLVVILFAYIRMMPKKEDVVPFEGKTEDLVVAKPVVTRTFAEKMDQSKTINYILVALGVLWIVQYYINNGFNLELNILNFMFIILGLALHGTPSSYIRAITDAMPSASGIMLQFPFYAGIMGMMVGSGLITVIAQSFTSFSNEYTFSALSFISAAIVNIFVPSAGGQWQIQGPIMMEAARALNVPVSVAVNTVTIGDLVTNLLQPFFVLPALGLSGLGLKDIWGYCLVSMILLMLVSCVIVTVVPLIL from the coding sequence ATGTTACGAAGTGTTTCACAACGATTCAATGTGGCTGTGGAAAATTATTTACCTAATGCTTTTATTTTTGCTATTTTACTAACGTTCATCACCCTACTACTCGGAATGACCATAACCGACCAATCTCTGATGGAAATGACGACACACTGGTACAGCGGTTTCTGGAACTTCTTAGCATTCACAACCCAGATGGTGCTGATCCTTATTACTGGTTATGCACTTGTAAAAGCACCGCTCGTTCAGAAGCTACTATTGAAAGCCGCTTCCATTCCGAAAACGCAAAAGTCCGCATTGATTATAACAATTTTAGTAGCAGCAGCAGCCGGTTACTTGAGCTGGGGATTAGGCTTTGTTCTCGGAACATTATTTGCCATCGAGGTGGCGAAAAAAGTGAAAATGGCTGATTTCCGTATTTTAATTGCTGCCGCTTATACAGGTACGATCGCCATTTTACCTGCAAGTATTACAGTTACCGCCCCGCTTCTCGTCAACACACCTGGTCATTCATTAGAAGACAAAATCGGCCTCATTCCTCTGACTGAAACCATTTTTAGCCCAATGTTGTTATTGACAGCTTTTATCGGACTTGTTGTTATTCTATTTGCCTATATCCGGATGATGCCGAAGAAAGAAGATGTTGTACCATTTGAAGGTAAAACCGAGGACTTGGTTGTTGCAAAGCCTGTTGTCACCAGAACTTTCGCGGAAAAAATGGACCAAAGCAAAACCATCAATTACATTTTAGTTGCACTTGGTGTACTCTGGATTGTTCAATATTACATCAATAATGGATTCAACTTGGAACTTAACATCTTGAACTTCATGTTCATTATTCTAGGGCTTGCTCTTCATGGAACACCGAGCAGCTATATTCGTGCCATTACTGATGCTATGCCTTCCGCTTCGGGGATTATGCTGCAATTTCCGTTTTATGCAGGAATCATGGGGATGATGGTCGGCTCTGGTCTTATCACTGTAATCGCACAATCCTTCACGTCATTTTCGAATGAATACACGTTCTCCGCCCTGTCATTTATCTCAGCAGCGATTGTCAATATTTTCGTACCATCCGCAGGTGGACAATGGCAAATTCAAGGACCAATCATGATGGAAGCTGCAAGAGCATTGAATGTTCCTGTATCAGTGGCTGTCAATACCGTTACAATCGGTGACCTCGTTACAAATCTACTACAACCATTTTTCGTCTTACCCGCCCTTGGTTTATCAGGGCTTGGATTAAAAGACATTTGGGGCTACTGCCTAGTGTCCATGATTTTGCTCATGCTCGTTTCATGTGTCATCGTAACGGTTGTACCACTAATTCTGTAA
- a CDS encoding class I adenylate-forming enzyme family protein, whose translation MTIYTKLAQQTEKWASKPFILFEDKEISYEDIFNKVNQSARWMAKKGIQKGDTVAVFLSNSPVFYELWFACGAIGAILLPINTASTAQELDYFLGHSESKGFVYENELLTEKHHHIVEKYPLLFAQACSYDWETEKNQLSNQKIESQVTPNDVACIMYTSGTTAKPKGVLITHENYLYAGHSSVLYQQLSPEDHYLIFLPLFHANSQYYTSMAMLVVGGTIVLLKRFSSSTFWDAVEKYKPTVSSLVATVIKILIECPSHPFEKQHQIRQAGYGLFVTKNDLQTFQQRFGIRLFQWYGMTETITTNIVTPLYEDMPVDPRTGIVAIGKAGLGQEIRIIDEKGRDLPPGQVGQIILKSPSMMKGYLKNSEATSQTIINGWLYTGDNGYYNNEGFIWFVDRNKDMIKRAGENISSIEVENVLSNHPAIQDCAVIGEPDPLREEAVIAYIKLHDNATVNKEDLRIFCKEHLSYFKIPQEFRFIDDFPRTSIGKIQKNKLRME comes from the coding sequence ATGACTATCTATACGAAATTAGCTCAGCAAACTGAAAAATGGGCATCTAAACCATTTATTCTATTTGAAGACAAGGAAATTAGTTATGAAGACATATTCAACAAAGTAAATCAGTCAGCTAGATGGATGGCTAAGAAAGGAATTCAAAAGGGAGATACTGTTGCCGTTTTCCTCTCAAATTCACCTGTCTTCTATGAGCTGTGGTTTGCTTGCGGGGCAATTGGTGCTATCCTCTTGCCGATCAACACCGCTTCCACTGCTCAGGAGTTGGATTATTTTCTAGGACATTCGGAAAGTAAGGGATTCGTATACGAAAATGAGTTGTTAACAGAAAAACATCACCATATTGTCGAGAAATATCCGCTTCTATTCGCCCAAGCTTGCTCGTATGATTGGGAAACAGAAAAAAACCAACTGAGCAACCAAAAAATTGAATCACAAGTGACCCCAAATGACGTTGCCTGCATCATGTATACTTCTGGAACGACAGCCAAGCCTAAAGGTGTTTTAATTACACATGAAAATTATTTATATGCCGGCCACTCCTCAGTGCTCTACCAGCAGTTGTCGCCGGAAGACCACTATTTGATCTTCCTGCCGTTGTTCCATGCGAATTCGCAATACTATACATCCATGGCTATGCTTGTGGTAGGCGGTACAATCGTATTGCTCAAACGTTTCAGCTCCTCGACATTTTGGGATGCTGTTGAAAAATATAAGCCTACCGTTTCAAGTTTAGTGGCCACTGTCATTAAAATACTGATCGAATGCCCAAGTCATCCATTTGAAAAACAACATCAAATCCGTCAGGCAGGCTATGGACTTTTTGTTACGAAGAATGATCTCCAAACCTTTCAACAACGTTTCGGCATCCGGCTTTTCCAGTGGTACGGAATGACGGAAACAATCACAACAAATATCGTTACTCCCCTATATGAAGACATGCCAGTCGATCCAAGGACAGGCATTGTCGCCATCGGGAAAGCCGGATTAGGCCAAGAAATCCGAATTATCGATGAAAAAGGCCGGGATCTGCCGCCTGGTCAAGTCGGGCAGATTATCTTAAAGAGCCCTTCCATGATGAAAGGCTATTTGAAAAATTCGGAGGCTACTTCGCAAACGATTATAAATGGCTGGCTCTACACAGGCGATAACGGCTACTATAATAACGAAGGCTTCATTTGGTTCGTTGACCGCAATAAAGACATGATTAAACGTGCCGGAGAAAACATCTCCTCCATCGAAGTAGAAAACGTCCTATCTAACCATCCCGCTATTCAGGACTGCGCCGTTATTGGTGAACCAGATCCCTTAAGAGAAGAAGCTGTTATCGCTTATATTAAACTTCATGATAATGCAACGGTAAATAAAGAAGACCTCCGGATATTCTGCAAAGAACATCTTTCTTATTTCAAGATCCCTCAGGAATTCCGGTTTATCGATGATTTCCCTAGGACCTCCATTGGCAAAATTCAGAAGAATAAATTAAGGATGGAATGA
- a CDS encoding DMT family transporter, giving the protein MNNTRAFSLYLLLCFAVLALSTSAIFVKLSSAPAPIIAAYRMFFSTVLLLPVFFYSKTAFQEIRGLTKKKWLLGILSGVFLAIHYVLWFESLRFTSVASSTVLVTLQPIFAFVGGYFLFGEKLKGLAIGGGVLAVFGSFIIGWGDFKIGGDALFGDILALLGAATITAYFLIGQHLRKSLSLVPYTFIGYSTSALFLFGYSLVLNHPITGYPTSDWVWFFCLAFVSTLLGQTIFNWLIKWLNTSTISMSILGEPIGTCILAYFILGEVVTRQQLIGSGVILLGIFLFLKYNKPIREAEVISDVSKVATE; this is encoded by the coding sequence ATGAATAACACACGTGCTTTCTCACTCTATCTTTTATTATGTTTCGCAGTTCTTGCTCTTTCAACATCCGCTATATTTGTTAAACTTTCGAGTGCGCCTGCGCCCATTATAGCGGCTTATCGAATGTTTTTCTCTACTGTGCTTCTATTGCCCGTATTTTTTTACAGTAAAACGGCTTTCCAGGAAATTAGAGGTTTGACTAAAAAGAAGTGGCTATTAGGTATACTTTCCGGAGTTTTTCTGGCCATTCACTATGTACTTTGGTTTGAGTCATTGCGTTTTACTTCAGTGGCAAGCTCAACTGTACTCGTTACTCTTCAGCCGATATTTGCTTTTGTTGGAGGTTATTTTTTATTTGGGGAGAAATTAAAGGGGCTTGCTATTGGGGGAGGTGTTCTTGCTGTTTTTGGCAGCTTTATTATTGGATGGGGTGATTTTAAAATTGGTGGAGACGCTCTATTTGGGGATATTCTAGCTTTGCTAGGAGCTGCAACAATCACGGCGTATTTCTTGATTGGCCAGCATTTAAGAAAAAGTTTATCTCTTGTTCCATACACTTTTATCGGCTATTCTACCAGCGCTTTGTTTTTATTTGGATATTCACTTGTTCTTAATCACCCAATAACAGGATACCCGACGTCAGACTGGGTATGGTTCTTTTGTCTAGCATTTGTGTCCACATTGCTGGGGCAAACAATTTTTAACTGGTTAATTAAGTGGCTAAATACTTCAACGATTTCAATGAGCATTTTAGGTGAACCGATTGGAACGTGCATATTAGCGTATTTTATTCTCGGAGAAGTGGTTACTCGTCAACAGCTCATCGGTTCTGGCGTTATTTTGCTCGGTATCTTTTTATTCTTAAAGTATAATAAGCCAATTAGAGAAGCAGAAGTGATATCTGACGTATCAAAAGTAGCAACCGAATAA
- a CDS encoding helix-turn-helix domain-containing protein, which produces MTNYSLGNTVLEYRKSKGYSIREFSEITGLSTSLLSQLERGLANPSLHALKAIAKALNVPLFTLFINDVDHESLIVRKEERKKIYRANNEHIVYDILTPDFMKANVEILMMDLNAKSQTTESYYKHNKEEIAIVMKGTAHVVLEDQEYVLREGDVIRIPPYLKHKFKNNTDEIVNVLFVLTSPSYAQKNKQE; this is translated from the coding sequence ATGACAAATTATAGTTTAGGCAATACCGTTTTAGAATATAGAAAAAGCAAGGGATATAGCATTCGGGAATTTTCAGAGATAACAGGTTTAAGCACTTCCCTGCTTAGCCAATTGGAAAGAGGCCTTGCAAACCCTTCATTACATGCATTAAAAGCAATCGCCAAAGCGTTAAACGTACCATTATTTACATTGTTTATTAACGATGTCGACCATGAATCATTGATCGTAAGAAAAGAAGAACGAAAAAAAATCTATCGCGCAAACAACGAACACATTGTTTACGATATTTTAACACCCGATTTTATGAAAGCAAATGTTGAAATATTGATGATGGACCTAAATGCTAAATCGCAAACAACGGAGAGCTATTATAAACATAATAAGGAAGAAATAGCGATCGTAATGAAAGGAACTGCTCATGTTGTACTTGAAGATCAAGAATATGTCTTGCGAGAAGGGGATGTTATCCGGATTCCACCTTACCTGAAGCATAAATTTAAAAATAATACAGATGAAATCGTCAACGTTTTATTTGTCTTAACCTCACCTTCATACGCTCAAAAAAATAAACAGGAATAA
- a CDS encoding ATP-binding cassette domain-containing protein, with protein sequence MTNKKSELENRHDIIHVVGARENNLKNVTVSIPKKQITVFTGVSGSGKSSLVFDTIAAESQRQLNETFTSFIRHRLPHYGQPNVDSLENLSVAIVVNQKRLGGNARSTVGTITDIYSLLRLLYSRIGKPFVDYSNVFSFNDPHGMCMKCEGLGSVATINLDRLIDKSRSLNEGAIQFPTFKPGEWRWKRYAFSGLFDNDKKLGEYTDDEWDTLLYKMDVKLKHPSLGWPKTSKYEGVIPRFERSFLTKESTEATRYKEALEHVVMRSICPSCKGARLNQQVLNCKINGRNIADCTALQVNDLIEVIRKINKPTAATMVSAIIERLEHLNSIGLGYLSLNRQTSTLSGGESQRVKIVRHLGSSLTDIMYIFDEPSIGLHPHDVHRLNTLIQHLRDKGNTVLVVEHDPDVISIADHVIDMGPEAGVKGGQVVYKGDFAGLVTSNTLTGKYLSRQIHLKTKLRQSNGSLVIKHASLHNLKDVSVNIPQGVMTVVTGVAGSGKSTLINGVLPQHYPEAIFIDQGAIRGSKRSNPATYTGMLDLIRDLFAQANSVSPSLFSFNSHGACPECKGLGITYTDLAFMEPIINTCEVCQGRRFTDEVLGYTLRGKNISEVLELSVADAIRFFQEKMLQSILKRLSDVGLDYITLGQPLNTLSGGERQRIKLATELENSGQIYVFDEPTTGLHMSDVERLIGLMNRLVDNGSTLIVIDHNLNVISQADWIIDLGPGAGHDGGRVIFEGYPAELVNNQSSVTGLYLKQHTYLR encoded by the coding sequence ATGACAAATAAAAAATCTGAATTGGAAAATAGACATGATATCATCCATGTTGTAGGAGCGAGAGAGAATAACTTAAAAAACGTTACGGTGAGCATTCCGAAGAAACAGATCACAGTTTTTACGGGAGTATCCGGTTCCGGTAAGTCTTCACTCGTCTTTGACACGATAGCCGCAGAATCACAACGTCAGCTTAACGAGACGTTCACAAGTTTTATCCGCCACCGCCTTCCACACTATGGCCAACCGAATGTGGATTCATTGGAAAATTTGTCGGTAGCAATCGTGGTTAATCAAAAGAGGCTTGGTGGTAACGCGAGATCTACTGTTGGAACTATCACCGACATCTATTCACTGTTACGCCTGCTATACTCGCGTATCGGAAAGCCTTTTGTAGACTATTCCAACGTTTTCTCATTCAATGATCCTCATGGAATGTGTATGAAATGTGAGGGTTTAGGATCAGTGGCTACGATTAATCTTGATCGACTTATCGATAAGAGTAGATCACTGAATGAAGGGGCTATACAGTTTCCTACCTTTAAACCCGGCGAATGGCGTTGGAAACGCTATGCTTTCTCAGGTTTATTCGATAATGATAAGAAATTGGGAGAGTACACAGATGACGAATGGGACACGCTTCTTTACAAAATGGATGTCAAGCTAAAACATCCTAGCCTTGGATGGCCAAAGACTTCTAAATACGAAGGTGTTATCCCCAGGTTTGAGAGGAGTTTTCTGACAAAAGAGTCCACGGAGGCTACACGATATAAGGAAGCACTTGAGCACGTCGTTATGAGAAGTATATGTCCCTCGTGTAAAGGGGCTCGGCTCAATCAGCAAGTGCTAAACTGCAAGATCAATGGTAGAAACATTGCAGATTGTACAGCCCTACAGGTTAATGATCTTATCGAAGTGATAAGAAAGATTAATAAGCCGACTGCAGCCACAATGGTCTCGGCTATCATTGAACGCCTTGAGCATCTTAATTCCATCGGGCTTGGCTATCTTAGTCTGAATAGACAAACATCCACGCTTTCCGGTGGTGAATCGCAGCGAGTAAAAATAGTCCGTCATCTCGGCAGTAGCCTGACCGATATTATGTACATTTTTGATGAGCCGAGCATCGGGCTTCATCCTCATGATGTTCATCGACTTAACACCCTAATTCAACACCTCCGGGATAAGGGGAATACTGTTCTTGTTGTCGAACATGATCCCGATGTTATTTCTATTGCTGACCATGTCATTGATATGGGGCCAGAAGCAGGTGTTAAGGGCGGCCAGGTAGTTTACAAAGGGGACTTTGCCGGTTTAGTGACTTCCAATACACTGACTGGAAAGTATCTTAGCCGTCAAATTCATCTTAAGACTAAACTGAGACAATCGAATGGTTCACTGGTCATTAAGCATGCTTCGTTACATAACCTTAAAGATGTAAGTGTGAATATTCCGCAAGGTGTGATGACGGTCGTCACTGGTGTAGCTGGCTCAGGAAAGAGTACGCTTATTAACGGGGTACTGCCGCAACACTATCCGGAAGCTATTTTTATTGATCAAGGTGCAATACGAGGCTCCAAGCGTTCCAACCCTGCAACCTATACGGGAATGCTTGATCTAATCCGCGATCTGTTTGCTCAAGCAAATAGCGTTAGTCCGTCTCTTTTCAGCTTCAATTCACACGGTGCGTGTCCGGAATGCAAAGGGCTTGGCATCACGTATACAGACTTAGCTTTCATGGAACCTATCATCAATACTTGTGAAGTTTGCCAAGGTCGTCGATTCACCGATGAAGTTCTCGGTTATACTTTACGTGGTAAGAATATTAGTGAGGTTCTAGAGTTAAGCGTTGCGGATGCAATAAGGTTCTTCCAAGAAAAAATGTTACAATCTATTCTAAAACGGCTGAGTGATGTCGGACTAGACTACATTACACTTGGACAACCACTTAATACGCTTTCAGGCGGCGAAAGACAGCGGATTAAACTCGCTACCGAATTAGAAAACAGTGGACAAATCTATGTATTCGATGAACCGACCACCGGATTACACATGTCTGATGTCGAACGCCTCATTGGGCTTATGAACCGGCTTGTTGATAATGGTAGCACGCTTATCGTAATCGACCATAATCTTAACGTTATTAGTCAAGCCGACTGGATCATTGATCTTGGTCCTGGGGCTGGACACGATGGCGGCAGAGTGATTTTTGAGGGTTATCCAGCAGAACTTGTTAACAATCAGTCTTCTGTCACTGGACTCTACTTAAAACAACACACTTATTTACGATGA
- a CDS encoding MarR family winged helix-turn-helix transcriptional regulator: protein MQLNQPSALENALSHLQCVLVARRTRINPEQITWAQYDVLEILRIRGPMMPSIIGETLGMSRSTTSKILRVLKDKQLIEQTARREDRREQTTSLTDNGEEFLACTAKNRREAAEIAASILTLGEQSIFAELCQKVALALQENQSEL from the coding sequence ATGCAATTAAACCAACCTAGTGCTCTGGAAAATGCTTTGTCCCATCTGCAATGTGTGCTAGTCGCTAGACGTACGAGAATAAATCCAGAGCAGATTACATGGGCGCAATATGATGTTTTGGAGATTCTACGCATCCGAGGTCCAATGATGCCTTCCATCATAGGTGAAACCCTAGGAATGTCACGTTCCACTACATCGAAGATTCTTAGAGTTTTAAAAGATAAGCAATTAATCGAACAAACAGCACGTCGGGAGGATCGACGTGAACAGACAACGTCACTTACTGACAATGGGGAAGAATTTCTAGCTTGCACAGCGAAAAATCGTCGTGAGGCCGCAGAAATAGCCGCCTCGATTCTGACACTCGGCGAACAAAGTATTTTTGCTGAACTCTGTCAAAAAGTAGCGTTGGCTCTCCAGGAAAACCAATCTGAACTATAG
- a CDS encoding ABC transporter ATP-binding protein, producing the protein MIELSNVTFRYGHEGGESENETGVENISLSVKAGQCVVLCGRSGCGKSTIMRLVNGLAPSFYVGSLTGQVSVAGKSPSSLCPEERTRLMGVVFQDPRSQFFMDNVQDELAFSAENLGISPDEIISRIEKQSKELGISHLLDRSLHMLSSGQKQRVAIAAVSVLSPPLLMLDEPTANLDHRSTQSLIDTLSRLKQNGTTLFISEHRLRPLLPIVDLFICMEKGKIVRTWTKEEFSQLAYEDVRPYGLRHPDMVKSQLALKSAEVPSIRPTLQGQGLTYHYKRNGDGIKDLDITFPKGSVTALTGENGTGKTTLCKILCGLLRQHKGSVFNQGIRVSASQRRASSYLVMQDADYQLYTDSVGNEIVLGRRLDDTLRLRAYEAMDTFGLGEFRERHPASLSGGEKQRVTMAAAYCSDAELIILDEPTSGLDGDGVLSVAAWVKKLAQAGKTVVIITHDRILSKLACDQVIELKNL; encoded by the coding sequence ATGATTGAGTTAAGCAACGTAACCTTTCGCTATGGTCATGAAGGCGGAGAGTCCGAGAATGAAACCGGCGTAGAAAATATCAGTTTATCTGTGAAGGCCGGACAATGCGTTGTGTTATGTGGCCGTTCGGGGTGCGGCAAAAGTACGATCATGCGCCTTGTCAACGGGCTTGCACCTAGTTTTTATGTCGGAAGCCTCACTGGTCAGGTAAGCGTAGCCGGAAAAAGTCCCTCCAGCCTTTGCCCGGAGGAGCGTACGAGGCTGATGGGAGTCGTGTTTCAGGACCCACGTAGCCAATTTTTTATGGATAACGTTCAGGACGAACTAGCATTTTCGGCCGAAAATCTCGGAATTTCGCCGGATGAGATTATAAGCCGGATTGAAAAGCAGTCGAAAGAGCTTGGCATTTCGCATTTGCTCGACCGCTCACTACATATGCTGTCCAGCGGACAGAAACAGCGAGTGGCCATTGCCGCCGTATCCGTTCTTTCACCACCGCTTCTCATGCTAGACGAGCCCACCGCCAATCTGGATCATCGCTCCACACAAAGCCTGATTGACACCCTCAGCAGGCTCAAACAAAACGGCACTACTCTCTTCATCAGCGAACACCGGCTGCGCCCCCTATTGCCTATTGTCGATTTATTTATATGTATGGAAAAGGGGAAAATCGTCCGCACCTGGACAAAAGAGGAATTTTCCCAGCTTGCCTATGAAGACGTTCGTCCGTACGGTCTGCGTCATCCCGATATGGTAAAAAGCCAACTGGCACTCAAATCAGCAGAAGTACCGTCCATAAGGCCTACACTGCAAGGCCAAGGACTTACTTATCATTACAAAAGAAACGGCGATGGGATTAAAGATTTGGACATCACGTTCCCTAAGGGAAGCGTTACCGCGCTGACAGGAGAAAACGGAACAGGCAAGACCACGTTGTGCAAAATCCTCTGCGGTCTTCTCCGCCAGCACAAGGGATCGGTCTTCAACCAGGGAATTCGCGTGTCTGCAAGCCAAAGACGCGCCTCCAGCTATCTAGTCATGCAGGATGCAGACTACCAGCTCTATACCGACAGTGTGGGGAATGAAATTGTTTTGGGTAGGCGTCTGGATGATACGCTCCGCTTACGAGCCTATGAAGCGATGGATACGTTCGGTCTGGGAGAGTTTCGGGAGCGACACCCCGCGTCTCTGTCCGGCGGTGAAAAGCAGCGGGTCACCATGGCTGCGGCTTACTGCTCAGACGCGGAACTGATTATACTCGATGAGCCGACCAGCGGGCTTGACGGTGACGGCGTTCTTAGCGTTGCTGCATGGGTGAAAAAGCTTGCACAGGCAGGAAAAACCGTTGTTATCATTACGCATGACCGTATCCTTTCCAAACTTGCATGCGATCAGGTTATTGAGCTGAAAAATCTGTAG
- a CDS encoding serine hydrolase domain-containing protein — MNSTYSQTTHAAIKQLFNKFSPNEPGCAYIASFDDGVTYKGAVGLDSIEKKLPITTKTIFNLASVSKQFTAFAILLLEQEGKLSLDDSILKYVPSLGAYAEPVTLRHLIHHTGGLVDYMELAEVANIKETDKLTVEESLEHLKNHQIAKFPVGTKFEYSNTGYFLLSLVVEKASGKSLREFSKERIFEPLNMSDTAIVDRYPTNFPVARSYLKNKQGAYEIFESPWEQTGDKAVHTNVEDLVKWGQNLTTGTVGGKDLVKRMSEIGPKISPTGETIIDNEDYAFGLSIGEDFDCHYLEHSGLWAGYSSHFMRFPEERLTIAVLSNYEDFDTQEYAIKMAEIILGKSAKK, encoded by the coding sequence ATGAATAGTACATACAGTCAAACAACACATGCAGCGATTAAACAATTATTTAATAAGTTCTCTCCAAATGAACCCGGTTGTGCTTATATTGCGAGTTTTGACGATGGTGTAACTTATAAAGGGGCAGTGGGTTTAGATTCGATAGAAAAAAAACTACCGATAACGACAAAAACAATTTTTAATCTCGCATCCGTCTCTAAACAATTCACAGCGTTTGCAATTTTACTACTAGAGCAAGAAGGTAAATTGAGTCTAGATGATTCAATTTTAAAATATGTACCTTCTCTTGGAGCATATGCTGAACCTGTGACACTAAGACATCTAATTCATCACACTGGTGGATTAGTTGATTATATGGAATTGGCTGAAGTAGCGAATATTAAGGAGACTGATAAATTAACTGTGGAGGAATCACTAGAACACCTTAAAAATCATCAAATTGCAAAATTTCCAGTCGGAACAAAATTTGAGTACAGTAATACAGGATATTTTTTATTATCTTTAGTAGTTGAAAAAGCGAGTGGAAAAAGTCTTCGTGAATTTTCGAAGGAGCGTATTTTTGAGCCTCTAAACATGAGCGACACAGCAATCGTAGATCGCTATCCTACCAATTTTCCAGTTGCTCGTAGCTACTTGAAGAATAAGCAAGGGGCATATGAAATATTTGAAAGCCCTTGGGAACAGACTGGAGATAAAGCCGTTCATACGAATGTTGAGGACTTAGTAAAATGGGGGCAAAACCTCACTACAGGTACTGTTGGTGGGAAAGACCTTGTTAAAAGAATGAGTGAAATAGGTCCGAAAATTTCTCCAACTGGAGAGACGATTATTGACAATGAAGATTATGCTTTTGGCTTGTCTATTGGCGAAGATTTTGATTGCCATTACTTGGAACATTCAGGACTTTGGGCTGGCTATAGTTCACACTTTATGCGTTTCCCAGAAGAACGTTTGACTATTGCGGTATTAAGTAATTATGAGGATTTTGATACTCAAGAATATGCTATAAAAATGGCAGAAATTATTTTGGGAAAAAGCGCAAAAAAATAA
- a CDS encoding alpha/beta fold hydrolase → MIYPFYNKNKKIHVEIFGEESSPAVLFLHGGPGESCYDFVYHQAKRLSKEMRIIAVDQRGVLRSEKIAEDEPFVLQDLIDDCEELRFQLRIKEWNVIGHSFGGYLALLYAAAYPKAISKIIFECPTFHFEWTSRNLLKRTASLFYKQGDYERAQECEALSVGSHCSEELFDHYIRLSELLGDERDKIYSPNPVITDDSLYTEMEWEQLWEGTEYHLEKLREEGRMFKPLIPQLANLTHPSLLIVGEFDPVTCKRHIQEYDKVPSRKKIVFKETGHTPHMEVPEKYGEVVAKFIKYGMI, encoded by the coding sequence ATGATTTATCCATTCTATAATAAAAATAAAAAAATACATGTTGAAATATTTGGTGAAGAAAGTTCTCCTGCAGTGTTGTTTTTACACGGTGGTCCTGGCGAAAGTTGTTATGATTTTGTTTACCATCAGGCAAAAAGACTCTCAAAAGAGATGCGTATTATAGCAGTAGACCAACGCGGTGTACTGCGTTCGGAGAAAATAGCAGAAGATGAACCGTTTGTCTTACAGGATTTGATTGATGATTGCGAAGAATTGAGATTTCAACTGAGGATAAAAGAGTGGAACGTTATCGGACATTCTTTTGGTGGTTATTTGGCTTTACTGTATGCAGCTGCCTATCCCAAGGCTATTTCAAAAATTATTTTTGAATGTCCGACATTTCATTTTGAATGGACATCTCGAAACCTGTTGAAACGGACAGCTTCATTGTTTTATAAACAAGGGGACTACGAACGAGCGCAAGAATGCGAAGCGCTGTCAGTTGGCTCACATTGTTCAGAGGAACTCTTTGATCATTATATACGGCTAAGTGAGTTATTAGGAGATGAAAGGGATAAAATCTATTCGCCGAACCCAGTCATTACTGACGATTCGCTTTATACAGAGATGGAGTGGGAACAATTGTGGGAAGGCACTGAGTATCATTTGGAGAAGTTACGTGAGGAAGGGCGCATGTTTAAACCACTCATTCCACAATTAGCTAACCTGACACACCCTTCGTTACTCATTGTTGGAGAATTTGACCCTGTGACATGCAAAAGGCATATTCAGGAATATGATAAAGTTCCATCAAGGAAAAAGATTGTTTTCAAGGAAACGGGACATACCCCGCACATGGAGGTACCTGAAAAGTACGGAGAGGTGGTTGCCAAGTTCATTAAGTACGGAATGATCTAA